From the Euphorbia lathyris chromosome 6, ddEupLath1.1, whole genome shotgun sequence genome, one window contains:
- the LOC136232250 gene encoding LRR receptor-like serine/threonine-protein kinase RGI5 — MASISKTSITLFIITISVSSTFSATVVEELATLKPPPDFNLTIIKNCQHSPSLRYCNPSPMDNLNEIFKFTIVASHLCNESKNPNCIESFPKIDLRNRRKIVPLYLSYTFFWNYCPLSIISIDLSNNSLKGTFPIDVLSCSQIHSLDLSLNALTGDINISSFTPLTNLTSLNLSFNSFSESPVADSSFFTRFNASSFRYSGLIPSHRHYTLKAVFLLIGFPFCLIVSIVCFGWICIVRPDYLHVRKHTFTPAMLRAATNNFSRTNLVAKTDTTSIYKGTLRDGSDVRVDIYRENRENNIDHGGFREECKVLVRLRHENVVRVLGWCGNRKFRAIVTEWTEGGNVEMWLSESVPSWKQRLKLVMKVVEGMCYLQEEWPEIGYDLRTKSVLLNLKMEPLISRFKIGIQNVYSKNIYKFGVFLLEMITNRRPQEEFERGEAGFTEYIRLISSSGDVRDLIDSRMRLPENMFEQAKHGIELGLICTDQSTSKIPSLDEIFNMIAKAYKSCLVLEMQNHRRIHRDRERTHNRVVGKNM, encoded by the exons ATGGCTTCCATTTCCAAAACTTCCATCACCCTCTTCATCATCACAATCTCAGTTTCTTCAACATTTTCTGCAACTGTAGTCGAAGAACTCGCAACCCTAAAACCCCCTCCAGATTTCAACTTAACAATCATCAAAAACTGCCAACATTCCCCCTCTCTCCGATACTGCAATCCCTCCCCTATGGATAACCTCAACGAAATCTTCAAATTCACCATAGTTGCTAGCCATCTCTGCAACGAATCAAAAAACCCTAACTGTATCGAATCTTTCCCCAAAATTGACCTCAGAAATCGCCGAAAGATCGTCCCTTTATACCTATCTTACACCTTCTTCTGGAATTACTGCCCTTTAAGCATCATCTCCATTGATTTATCCAATAATTCACTCAAAGGAACTTTCCCAATTGATGTTCTATCTTGTTCCCAAATTCACTCTCTTGATTTAAGTCTCAATGCCCTAACTGGAGATATCAACATCTCCTCTTTCACTCCCCTTACTAATCTAACATCCCTCAATCTCTCTTTCAACTCCTTTTCGGAGAGTCCTGTCGCGGATTCCTCCTTCTTTACGCGGTTTAACGCCTCGAGTTTCCGTTACTCCGGCCTCATTCCGAGCCACCGTCACTATACCCTAAAAGCCGTGTTTCTCCTAATCGGATTTCCTTTCTGTCTGATTGTCTCAATAGTTTGTTTCGGGTGGATTTGTATCGTCCGCCCAGACTACTTACATGTCCGGAAACACACGTTTACCCCCGCAATGCTTAGGGCTGCCACTAACAACTTCTCCCGGACAAATTTGGTCGCGAAAACCGACACAACGAGTATATACAAGGGGACCCTCCGGGACGGAAGTGATGTTAGGGTAGATATATACCGCGAAAACCGCGAAAACAACATTGATCATGGGGGTTTTAGGGAGGAATGTAAGGTACTTGTTCGGCTGCGACATGAGAACGTTGTCCGGGTGCTCGGGTGGTGCGGTAATCGGAAATTTCGGGCGATAGTGACGGAATGGACGGAAGGGGGAAATGTGGAAATGTGGTTGAGTGAATCAGTTCCTTCATGGAAGCAAAGGTTGAAATTGGTAATGAAAGTTGTGGAAGGGATGTGTTATTTACAAGAGGAATGGCCTGAAATTGGGTATGATCTTAGAACAAAGAGTGTGTTGCTAAATTTGAAGATGGAGCCTCTAATTTCAAGGTTTAAGATTGGGATCCAAAATGTTTACTCCAAAA ATATCTACAAGTTTGGTGTATTTTTACTAGAGATGATAACAAACAGGAGGCCACAGGAGGAATTTGAAAGGGGTGAAGCTGGTTTTACAGAGTACATCAGACTGATCAGTAGTTCCGGAGATGTTCGGGATTTGATTGATTCGAGAATGCGATTACCCGAAAATATGTTCGAGCAAGCCAAACATGGAATAGAGTTGGGATTGATTTGCACTGATCAATCAACGAGTAAAATACCAAGTTTAGATGAGATATTCAATATGATAGCAAAGGCTTATAAGTCTTGTTTGGTTTTGGAAATGCAGAATCATCGGAGAATTCATCGAGATAGAGAGCGAACGCATAACCGCGTTGTTGGAAAAAATATGTAA